A stretch of the Panicum virgatum strain AP13 chromosome 9N, P.virgatum_v5, whole genome shotgun sequence genome encodes the following:
- the LOC120689027 gene encoding malate dehydrogenase, cytoplasmic — protein MAKEPMRVLVTGAAGQIGYALVPMIARGVMLGADQPVILHMLDIPPAAEALNGVKMELVDAAFPLLKGVVATTDVVEACTGVNVAVMVGGFPRKEGMERKDVMSKNVSIYKAQASALEAHAAPNCKVLVVANPANTNALILKEFAPSIPERNVTCLTRLDHNRALGQISERLNVQVSDVKNVIIWGNHSSTQYPDVNHATVKSSSGEKPVRELIADDAWLNGEFITTVQQRGAAIIKARKLSSALSAASSACDHIRDWVLGTPEGTFVSMGVYSDGSYGVPAGLIYSFPVTCSGGEWKIVQGLPIDEFSRKKMDATAQELSEEKALAYSCLE, from the exons ATGGCGAAGGAACCGATGCGCGTGCTCGTCACCGGCGCCGCAG GACAAATCGGATATGCGCTCGTTCCCATGATTGCTAGAGGAGTTATGCTTGGTGCTGACCAACCTGTTATTCTGCACATGCTCGACATTCCGCCAGCGGCTGAAGCTCTTAATGGTGTTAAGATGGAGTTGGTTGATGCTGCATTTCCTCTTCTTAAGG GAGTTGTTGCAACAACTGATGTTGTGGAGGCCTGCACTGGTGTGAATGTTGCGGTCATGGTTGGTGGATTCCCTAGGAAGGAGGGAATGGAAAGGAAGGATGTTATGTCAAAAAATGTTTCAATCTACAAAGCTCAAGCATCTGCCCTTGAAGCCCATGCTGCCCCCAACTGCAAG GTTCTGGTTGTTGCCAACCCAGCAAATACCAATGCTCTTATCTTGAAAGAATTCGCTCCATCTATCCCTGAGAGGAATGTTACTTGCTTGACCCGCCTGGATCACAACAGGGCTCTTGGCCAGATTTCTGAGAGACTTAATGTCCAAGTCAGTGATGTGAAAAATGTTATTATTTGGGGTAACCACTCGTCCACTCAGTACCCTGATGTTAACCATGCCACAGTGAAGTCTTCCAGTGGAGAGAAACCTGTTCGTGAACTTATTGCTGATGATGCATG GCTTAATGGGGAATTCATCACAACCGTCCAGCAGCGTGGTGCTGCAATCATCAAGGCCAGGAAGCTCTCCAGTGCCCTTTCTGCTGCCAGCTCTGCTTGTGACCACATTCGTGATTGGGTTCTTGGAACCCCTGAG GGAACATTTGTTTCCATGGGTGTGTACTCCGATGGTTCGTACGGTGTGCCTGCTGGACTGATCTACTCATTCCCAGTAACATGCAGCGGTGGTGAATGGAAAATCGTTCAAG GCCTTCCCATCGACGAGTtctcgaggaagaagatggacGCCACCGCCCAGGAGCTGTCTGAGGAGAAGGCGCTTGCTTACTCATGCCTCGAGTAA
- the LOC120692744 gene encoding transcription factor MYB4-like yields MGRAPCCEKEGLRRGAWSPEEDQRLVAYIRQHGHPNWRALPRQAGLLRCGKSCRLRWINYLRPDIKRGNFSADEEALIVRLHRELGNRWSAIAAQLPGRTDNEIKNVWHTHIKKRLEGDPEGGASAAGRPKQKARKSKPAAARNKKQAAAKADNSETFMTASPGLSSSVSSGVTTFAAAAESTAAVSSGDTAATTSASLQPEAAKAETEMEMEMESFSSAEFPPIDESFWSSPDVVDMGLGAMDEELGLASPPSAATRDEDMEFWLKMLLESGDMRDLSVVL; encoded by the exons ATGGGGAGGGCGCCGTGCTGCGAGAAGGAGGGGctgcggcggggcgcgtggagCCCCGAGGAGGACCAGCGGCTGGTGGCCTACATCCGGCAGCACGGCCACCCCAACTGGCGCGCGCTGCCGCGGCAGGCGGGGCTGCTCCGCTGCGGCAAGAGCTGCCGCCTCCGCTGGATCAACTACCTCCGCCCGGACATCAAGCGCGGCAACTTCTCCGCCGACGAGGAGGCCCTCATCGTCCGCCTCCACCGCGAGCTCGGCAACAG GTGGTCCGCGATCGCGGCGCAGCTGCCGGGGCGCACCGACAACGAGATCAAGAACGTGTGGCACACCCACATCAAGAAGCGTTTGGAAGGCGACCCGGAgggcggcgcctccgccgccggccggccgaagCAGAAGGCGCGCAAGAGCAAGCCCGCCGCGGCCAGGAACAAGAAGCAGGCCGCCGCGAAGGCCGACAACAGCGAGACGTTCATGACGGCGTCGCCGGGGCTGTCGAGTAGCGTGAGCAGCGGCGTCACGACgttcgccgcggcggccgagtCCACCGCGGCGGTGTCGTCGGGCGACACCGCGGCCACCACAAGCGCGAGCCTCCAGCCCGAGGCCGCCAAGGCGGAGacggagatggagatggagatggagagcTTCAGCTCGGCGGAGTTCCCGCCCATCGACGAGAGCTTCTGGTCGTCGCCGGACGTGGTGGACATGGGCCTCGGCGCCATGGACGAGGAGCTGGGCCTCGCGAGCCCGCCGTCGGCGGCCACGAGGGACGAGGACATGGAGTTCTGGCTCAAGATGCTGCTCGAGTCCGGCGACATGAGGGACCTCAGCGTCGTCTTGTAA